The genomic interval GAACCCCGCTCTGCCTGGCCGTCGGCTGCTGGGGCGCGCTGGTCGGGCTGACCCGGGTGTATCTGGGCGTGCACTGGTTCACGGATGTCGTCGGTGGCTGGCTGTTCGCCGTCGGCTGGCTCGGGGTGTGCCTGTGTGCGGCGGCCTGGTGGTTGCCGACGTGGCTGATAGCCGACGGGGTGGATACGACCAGGCCGGCACGGAAGCGGACCCGCCTATAGACCCGCTAGACCTGCTCACCGGTAGACGTGCTCAGGCGGAAACGGCGGCCGGTGCCGAACCGCGGGGCGCCCAGGACTCCGTGCCCGGCACCGTTCGCCGTGGGCGGTACCGGCTGCGCAGCCCAAGGTCTCCGGAGCAACCGAGCCGTCCCAGGTCCTCGAAGCAGCCGAGCAGCCCGAGATCCTCGGCGCGCTCGCCGTCCGGGCTGTACTGGTGGTCCGCCCGCTCATGATCCAACTCGGTGCAGCCCTGCGACTCCTGAGGTCGCGGCGGCCGGGCCGGTGCCGGGAGGTGGACGTCCGTCTCCGCCGCGTCGTGGCCCGCGCCGCCCGATGCGTCGATCTCCAGCTCGAACCAGACCTCCTTGCCCTCCTCCACAAGCCGACTGCCCCACCGGTGGGCCAGCGCGTCGACCAGGAACAGCCCCCGGCCGTTCTCGCTGTCGGGGTCGACATCGCGGTCGTCGTCGCGCTCGACCCGCCGGTGCGGCGGCCGGGGAAGGTGTCGCCGCTCGTCCGCGACCTCGCACCGCAGTATGCCGACGCCCAGGGTCAGGGTGAGCCGGTAACGGCCGCCCGCGTGCACGACGGCGTTGGTGGCGAGTTCGCTGACCAGCAGTTCGGCGATGTCCACCAGGTCCTGGAGGCCGTACTCGGCGAGCCGTTTCCGGACGAGTTCCCTGGCCTGGCGGACCGAGGACTTTCCCGGGCCCAGGATCGTGGTGCAGCCATCGCCCACGGTCGGCAGGCCGCGTGGACGGTCGTTCGGCATGGTCGTTTCCCTTCGACCCCGGGGGCGTTCGGTTCGTGCGGTGCGAGGCCGGGTGCGCCAACAGACCCGGCCTCGTATTCACCATGCGTCCGCCGTGCCCTTCGAGGCGCGGGGGGAACTACCCGAATCCGCGGGCCGGTTCGTCAACCTGCCGATACGAGGGCCGTCTCCATACGGATGGTCCACCCCTCCTTCGCCCCGTCGCCGGACCTCATGTCGACGAACTCGCAGACCTGACGGGTGTGCCAGAGCCCGTCCTCCGGACGCACTTCGGCACCCGGCGGCCGGAAGCCGAGGAACGGGTCGGTGATCCGGCCGCGCGGGGTGCGCAGTTCGCAGATGATGCGCTGCCGGGTCGACCACAGCCGCAGGTGTGCGCGGTCGCAGCCCTGGGCGGCCGCGTAGCGCGTGGCGCCGGACACGGCCTGCCCGAAGCGGGCCGCCTCCTCGGGTGCCATGCCGCGCGCCCGTGCCTGGTCCGCCGCGAACCGGTGACCGGCGGTCAGGTCCCGGTCGAGGCCGATGCCGACCGCGTCCTGCGGCGGCGCGGGCAGCGGGCCGAGGCCCTGGGCCGCGTAGACGGCGGGCTCGGTGAAGAGCGAACTGGGTTGAACACCTTGCCGGTTGAGCTCTGTCGGGTGGGTGTGCCGGGCGGCGTCGACGACGTCGGGCGGTGCGGTCCGGGTGTCGTACAGGCACATCAGGTCGGGCGGGGCGCCGGTGAAGAGTTCGGTGGCGAGGGCCTCGTACCGTTTCCACTCGGGGATCTGGCGCGGCGAACGGCCCTCCCAGACCGGCTCGCCCGTCATGTGGAGGAGGCCCTCGGGGCTCGCGTGCGTGACGTAGTAGTCGAGGGCGGTGGCCATGCTGTTGGCGGGGCTTCCCCGGTACCAGCGGGCGGAGTCGCGGAAATCGACCTGGCGGGCGTCGGGGCCGAGCGCGTCCCGCAGCAGGTCCAGTTTGCGCGGGGTGGTGATGACCACCGGGTCCGGTTCTTCCTCGGCGACGATGCCGTCCCTGAGGAACGGCACCACCACCGCCAGGAACTCCTCGTCGGACGAGTGGATGCCGGCGTGGTGCTTCACGCAGGGGGCGGGTGGGACGGGTCGGGTGAGTGTGGTGGGTTCTCCGTGTTCCATCGGTCTGCCTTCCTTCTCGTTCGGTTCGCGGCCGTACGTGATCTCTGCAGTACGTGGTCCCGGCAGTACGTCATTGCGGCTGTACGTCGTCACGGCCGCACGTCGTCACGGCCGTACGGCATCAGGGGCGGGTGACCCGACGCGCCTGCGCCCAGACGGCGACCTGGCTGCGCGAGGTGAAGCCCAACTTGCTGAGGATGCGCTCCACATGGCCCTCCGCCGTGCGCAGCGCGACGACCAGCCGGTCGGCGATCTGCTGGTTGGTCAGCCCCTCGGCGATCAGCTCGGCGACCTCCGTCTCGCGGCGGGTGAGCGGGCTGTCGAACACCGGCCGGGGCGCGGACTCCCGCTCACCCAGCGCGTAGGCCACCGCGTGGTCCGAGGTGAGTTCGAGGCCCTCGCGGTAGGCGTTCTTGAATCCGTCGCCCAGCAGTGCGCGGGCGCCGTCCTCGGCCTCGGTGCGCACCGGGCCGTGGGACGGGGTGCGGTCCAGTGCGACGTGCGCGTCCTGCCAGATCCGTTTGGCGGCGCCCAGCAGAACGGCGGCGGGGCGGCCCTCGCCGTCGCGGGCGTGGACCGCGGCGAGCAGTTCCAGCGTCATGCCGGTGCCGAACACATCACCGACCGCCCGCTTGAGCCGTAGGCACTCCCGGGCGTGGACCCTGGCCGACACCTGGTCCCCCTTGGCCCACTCGGCGAAGGCGAGGATGCGCAGGAGGTAGGAGTGGATCCACTGTTCGCCGTAAGTCAGACAGACCTGCCGGAACTCCTCGCACAGGGCCATCGCACGGTCGAACTCGCCCTGGATCGCTAGGACATGGGCCAGTTCCACGTACTTGAAGCCGACGAGGCTCATCGACTCGCCCTCGCGCGGCGGGAGGGCGAGCGCCTCCTCGTACACGGCCCGCGCCCGTCCGTAGTCCCCGCTGATCAGGCAGGCGCCGCCACGGCCGAAGAAGGTGTGCGCCACCTCGGCCTCGTCGCCCAGCCGCAGGGCGAGTTCGCGGGCCTCCTCGACGAGTGGCGCGGCCCGGCCGGCGTTGCCCTGGCTGAGCAGCATCAGGGCGAGGGCCCACAGGGCGCGGGCCCGTGCGACGGTCGGCTCGGGGGCGGCGGCGAGCAGTCGCTCCAGCCAGTACCGGCCCTCGACCAGGGCGCCGGTCGCGAACCAGAAGAACCACAGATGCCCGGCCAGCTTCAGCCCGGCCCGCAACTCCCCCGGTGTGTTCAGACAGAACTCGAACGCCGAGCGGATGAGATCCGACTCCGCGTGCAACCGCCGGACCAACTCCGGCTGCTCGGGGCCGAACCAGCGCCGCTCGCACTCCTCGACGAAGTCCAGGCACCAGTCCCGCACCCGGCGCCGGGCCGCCTCCTCCGCGTGGGCGCCGTCCTCGCGGAGCCGGTCGAGGCCGTACTGCCGGATCGATTCCAGCATCCGGTACCGGGCGTGGACGGCGTCGCCGTCCCGGACCAGCAGCGACTTGTCCACCAAGCCGGCGACGGCGTCCACCAGTTCGTCACGGTCGAGCCCGGGACCGGCGCACACCTCCTCGGCCGCGCCCAGGTCGAAGCTCCCGGTGAAGACGGAGGCGCGCGCCCACACCGTCTGTTCCTCGCGGGTGCACAGGTCATGGCTCCAGTCGACGGCCGCGCGCAGGGTGCGGTGCCGGGGCAAGGTGTCCTCACTGCCCCCGCTGTCGGCCAGCAACCGGTAACGGCGGTCGAGGCGGTCGAGCAGCTGCTGCACGCCGAGGGCGCGCATCCGTACCGCCGCCAGTTCGATCGCGAGCGGCAGCCCGTCCAGCCGACGGCACAGGGCGGCCACCGCGTCCTGGTTGGCCGTGGTGAGGGAGAACCCGGGCAGTACGGCGGCGGCCCGGTCGGCGAAGAGGGCCAGTGCCGGGTACTCCAGCGCGGGTTTCGCCGGCAGCGGCTCGCCCGCCGTGGGAGTCGCCAACGGCTGTAGTTCCAGGACGTGTTGGGCGGTCACATCCAGCGGATGTCTGCTGGTGGCCAGCACCCGCACCGCCGCGGTCTCCGCGAGAAGCGTCTCGACGAGCCGTGCGCACGCGTCCGCCAGGTGTTCACAGTTGTCCAGGACGAGCAGCGTCTCCCGGTCCTGGAGATGGTCGACGAGGACCCGCACCGGCGAACGACCCGACACGTCACGGATGTTGAGGGCCTCGATCAGGGCGAGCGGCACCAGCGAGGCATCCCGTACACCGGCCAGCTGCACGATGTGCACCCCGTCGGCGAACGCCCGCGCCAGCCGGGGCACGGCGTGCAGCACCAGCCGGGTCTTGCCGACCCCGCCCGTCCCGGTCAGACTCACCAACCGGTGGGCGCCCACCAGACGCTTGACCTCGGCGGTCTCCTGACGCCGGCCGACGAAACTCGACGCCCTCACGGGTCGGCCGATGATCTGCCTTGTCACGGATACCTGCACAATCGGTCCCGCCTCCGAAAGTGGACTTCAAGAACTGTAGGGGCGGGAAGCGGACGAAGCATCCGCAGCCCGGCATTGCCAGTTGAAGGCCCTTTTCTGACGGAACATGCACGAAATCCGCCGCATGCCGATCACCGGTGGATCAGCCGTGCAACGACAGCGGTGGAGTCCTCCGGCCCAGCGGACGGGAGGACTCCACCGGACGGAAGGACGCCGGCGACCCTACGACTCAGCCGGCGCTCAGCCGCACGAGGACAGCGGTGTCGGTGCGAGGCAGCGACACCGTCAACCGCCCCTCGGCCGCGTCCCATTGCACACCCGCGTCCGAGGTCCCCGGGTACAGCACGGTCGCGTGCACCGAGGCACCGCGCAGATGCGGGACCGTGAGAGCGCGGCCGGTGTCGTCCGACGTCCGTCTCCACACCATGACGTACGTGGACTCCGCCCCCCGCAGCCCGTGCGCGATCCACCCGTCCTCCCAGCCGGGAAGTCCCAGCGGCCAGAACGGATGCCCCGTGCCGATCTCCCCCCGGACCTCCTTGTAGACGGAGACCGCCGAGCGGACGAGGTCGAACTGCTCGTCGTTCATGAGGTTGAGGAAGCCGGAGAGGTGGATACGGCCGAGGAGCGGGCCGGTGAGGGTGAAGGCGATCTCGTCGAAGGTCTGGTCCGGCTGCGGGTACGCCCACACCGCGGCCTGCTCCGGCGTGGCCGCGGTGGCCGCCGCCGCGGTGATGGGCGGGTAGCGCAGCGGGTCCTGCTGGTCGCTGGTGGACTGGAGCTGGGCGACGGCCAGTTGGGCGTAGTCCCAGCGCAGACCGCCCGATCCGCAGTTCTCCAGCACGAGTCGGGGATGACGGTCGAGGAGTCCGGCCATCCAGTCGAGGTGGGCACGGTGGTGCCCGAGCAGTCCGGCGCCCGCGCTCTCGGTCCCGTTCTCGGTGCCGGGGCCGATGTTGATGTTGTAGTCGAGCTTCAGATACCCGACGCCCCACTCCCCCACCAGCCGGTCCACGACCTCGTCGAGATGCGCGCGGGCGGCCGGGTGGCGCAGGTCGAGGTGGTGCCGGCCGTGTTCCGTGACGCGCAGGCCGCCGCGCCGGAAGAACGCCTCGGGCGGCAGGGTCTGCGCCAACGGGCTGCGTACGCCCACGACTTCGGGTTCGAGCCAGAGGCCCGGGGTCATCCCGCGCTTCGTGATGGCGTCGAGGACTTCCTGGATGCCGCCCGGGAAACGGTTGGCCGCGGGCTCCCACGCGCCGACGGAGTCCCACCAGCCCTGGGCGTCGTCGTCGTACCAGCCC from Streptomyces sp. NBC_01288 carries:
- a CDS encoding ATP-binding protein translates to MPNDRPRGLPTVGDGCTTILGPGKSSVRQARELVRKRLAEYGLQDLVDIAELLVSELATNAVVHAGGRYRLTLTLGVGILRCEVADERRHLPRPPHRRVERDDDRDVDPDSENGRGLFLVDALAHRWGSRLVEEGKEVWFELEIDASGGAGHDAAETDVHLPAPARPPRPQESQGCTELDHERADHQYSPDGERAEDLGLLGCFEDLGRLGCSGDLGLRSRYRPRRTVPGTESWAPRGSAPAAVSA
- a CDS encoding ATP-binding protein codes for the protein MTRQIIGRPVRASSFVGRRQETAEVKRLVGAHRLVSLTGTGGVGKTRLVLHAVPRLARAFADGVHIVQLAGVRDASLVPLALIEALNIRDVSGRSPVRVLVDHLQDRETLLVLDNCEHLADACARLVETLLAETAAVRVLATSRHPLDVTAQHVLELQPLATPTAGEPLPAKPALEYPALALFADRAAAVLPGFSLTTANQDAVAALCRRLDGLPLAIELAAVRMRALGVQQLLDRLDRRYRLLADSGGSEDTLPRHRTLRAAVDWSHDLCTREEQTVWARASVFTGSFDLGAAEEVCAGPGLDRDELVDAVAGLVDKSLLVRDGDAVHARYRMLESIRQYGLDRLREDGAHAEEAARRRVRDWCLDFVEECERRWFGPEQPELVRRLHAESDLIRSAFEFCLNTPGELRAGLKLAGHLWFFWFATGALVEGRYWLERLLAAAPEPTVARARALWALALMLLSQGNAGRAAPLVEEARELALRLGDEAEVAHTFFGRGGACLISGDYGRARAVYEEALALPPREGESMSLVGFKYVELAHVLAIQGEFDRAMALCEEFRQVCLTYGEQWIHSYLLRILAFAEWAKGDQVSARVHARECLRLKRAVGDVFGTGMTLELLAAVHARDGEGRPAAVLLGAAKRIWQDAHVALDRTPSHGPVRTEAEDGARALLGDGFKNAYREGLELTSDHAVAYALGERESAPRPVFDSPLTRRETEVAELIAEGLTNQQIADRLVVALRTAEGHVERILSKLGFTSRSQVAVWAQARRVTRP
- a CDS encoding MEDS domain-containing protein; its protein translation is MEHGEPTTLTRPVPPAPCVKHHAGIHSSDEEFLAVVVPFLRDGIVAEEEPDPVVITTPRKLDLLRDALGPDARQVDFRDSARWYRGSPANSMATALDYYVTHASPEGLLHMTGEPVWEGRSPRQIPEWKRYEALATELFTGAPPDLMCLYDTRTAPPDVVDAARHTHPTELNRQGVQPSSLFTEPAVYAAQGLGPLPAPPQDAVGIGLDRDLTAGHRFAADQARARGMAPEEAARFGQAVSGATRYAAAQGCDRAHLRLWSTRQRIICELRTPRGRITDPFLGFRPPGAEVRPEDGLWHTRQVCEFVDMRSGDGAKEGWTIRMETALVSAG
- a CDS encoding alpha-galactosidase, whose product is MTSVVETAERSRIWSHPELGLHAVLDANGSVRLGNPDQDWDRLVPLVEVTATGHGRLWSGERFIETAIGERLAYRSHDTRTLRDGGLERTTIRLVDPVTGLAAEVTLEASPGASFLRSRVRLVNEGAEPLRLESVTTLTLGGITSSVAESSVVEDGLDGLTLHWADNDWLAECRWHQAELRDEVVPLSRFAHGREGRGCFERSSQGSWSTGRHLPVAALTDPEGNAWLWQIESSAGWRFETGEREGGAYIALFGPDDAHHQWHQLLAPGEDFHTVPAVLVRAETGGLDAAFGTLTDYRRGIRRDHPDHRTLPVIYNDYMNTLNGDPTTERLLPLVESAADAGAEVFVIDAGWYDDDAQGWWDSVGAWEPAANRFPGGIQEVLDAITKRGMTPGLWLEPEVVGVRSPLAQTLPPEAFFRRGGLRVTEHGRHHLDLRHPAARAHLDEVVDRLVGEWGVGYLKLDYNINIGPGTENGTESAGAGLLGHHRAHLDWMAGLLDRHPRLVLENCGSGGLRWDYAQLAVAQLQSTSDQQDPLRYPPITAAAATAATPEQAAVWAYPQPDQTFDEIAFTLTGPLLGRIHLSGFLNLMNDEQFDLVRSAVSVYKEVRGEIGTGHPFWPLGLPGWEDGWIAHGLRGAESTYVMVWRRTSDDTGRALTVPHLRGASVHATVLYPGTSDAGVQWDAAEGRLTVSLPRTDTAVLVRLSAG